In Pristiophorus japonicus isolate sPriJap1 chromosome 2, sPriJap1.hap1, whole genome shotgun sequence, one genomic interval encodes:
- the LOC139237888 gene encoding zinc finger protein ZFP2-like isoform X2, with product METKSTVHSGEKMHTCSVCGRGFSRSSNLSRHKRSHTTEKPCKCGDCGKGFNYPSELETHLCIHTGERPFTCSVCGKGFTRSSNLLKHQRVHTGERPFTCSVCGKGFTQSSHLLRHQRVHTGERPFTCSECGQGFNQSSTLLTHQRTHTGERPFTCSVCGKGFTQSSHLLTHQRGHINERPFKCSHCGTGFRRSSNLSEHQRTHTGEKPFSCSECGKEFNQRSSLLTHQRVHTGERPFTCSLCGKGFTQSSNLTTHQLIHSNKGPLKCSDCEKKFKSKNGLLIHQRIHTGEGLFTCSECGKRFTQSSHLLRHQQVHM from the coding sequence ATGGAAACAaaaagcaccgttcacagtggggagaaaatgcacacgtgttctgtgtgtgggcgaggctttagccgatcatccaacctgtcgagacacaagcgcagtcacaccacggagaaaccatgtaaatgtggggattgtgggaaaggattcaattacccgtctgagctggaaactcatttgTGCATtcataccggggagaggccgttcacctgctcagtgtgtgggaagggattcactcggtcatccaacctgctgaaacaccagcgagttcacactggagagaggccgttcacctgctcagtgtgtgggaagggattcactcagtcatcccacctgctgagacaccagcgagttcacactggggagaggccgttcacctgctcagagtgtgggcagGGATTCAATCAGTCATCCACCCTACTGACACATCAGCGcactcacaccggggagaggccgttcacctgctctgtgtgtgggaagggattcactcagtcatcccacctactgacacaccagcgaggtcacattaaCGAGAGACCATTCAAGTGCTCTCACTGCGGGACTGGGTTCAGGCGATCATCAAACCTCAGTGAACatcagcgcactcacactggggagaaaccgttctcctgctctgagtgtgggaaggaattcaatcAGAGATCCAGCCttctgacacatcagcgagttcataccggggagagaccattcacctgctctctgtgtgggaagggattcactcagtcatccaacctcacTACACATCAACTTATTCACAGCAATAAGGGACCTttaaaatgttctgactgtgagaagaaatTTAAAAGCAAAAATggtctgctgatacaccaacgcatTCATACTGGGGAGGGActtttcacctgctctgagtgtgggaagagattcactcagtcatcccacttgCTGAGACACCAACAAGTTCACATGTGA